A single region of the Neodiprion pinetum isolate iyNeoPine1 chromosome 5, iyNeoPine1.2, whole genome shotgun sequence genome encodes:
- the Asap gene encoding arfGAP with SH3 domain, ANK repeat and PH domain-containing protein isoform X1, whose product MPGLIAVGEFVEETKEDYNSPTTSTFVSRMPQCRQTITSLEETLDFDRDGLTKLKKAIKAIHNSGNAHVDNEVYLGRALEKLGDAALKEQEPDIGAAFLKFAVVTKELSALMKTLMQNINNIVMFPLDSVLKGDLRGVKGDLKRPFEKAWKDYEAKYAKIEKEKKQHAKEAGLIRTEVTPAEIADEMEKERRMFQLQMCEVRTFYSGRLIVRPIYLIKVNEIKTKKGIELLQHLVEYYHAQTNYFQDGLKTIEHFGSYVADLSVKLQKIRQTQDEERKRLTELRSLLRNSGCDKEMNVNASVGYSLHQLQGDKQHGVTRSGHLLKKSEGKMRRVWQKRRCAVQAEGFLDICHADENKPPTRVNLLTCQIKLVPDDKRGFDLISYNRTYHFQAEDEADQRAWMSVLVNCKERALLRAFDASGKAEAGQGNPSLVELQQAVIRCVTRLPGNDHCCDCSSQNDATWLSTNFGIIVCIECSGIHRDLGVHISRIQSLTLDNIGTAQLLLARHMTNQSFNEVMEATLHHNLKPTPTSTMEERYEFIRAKYVEKRYVMSTCADERDLLSDLEHAVNNRDLQQLLQVFAENVDLSAPLPTSDIGETALHLAILREMGNSLHLVDFLVQNMHAGSIDRTTTEGESALHLSARHDRAEAMKLLLRAGADPMLRNKQEKTPLDIAQEMGHHTCKELLSHALQRQKTLFDNVNIDWNLSHDEGSTDFSDDDTIIEDRNGCSTPEKKSRSRPPSYAGGGSGGPGDSPQTLRSRSSTCGSLQGGSSPSSSNRQQMPPPPPPQSRKPLVTVTSSAIASSDIGIVAAGNVHGSLKKRVAPPPPAALIGTASSNLLPSHYGTLPSSGTSTSSHSRTTSEPILAGHTLHTLPSSLNALNTQHHLHHKRSPSGDSSSSTAHGVEKVSTLQRPRNPPPPAPGPNAQHTTRLSNGRSSESLTSLCSEHALGNPVPPPRKRREQRSGIERGTEESSSSSSSSLLSNITINLNPPYLFYSLQPTSPGGGSGTGGSVSTGGLRRCRALYDCEADNEDELSFREGEVIVVTNEHTDDDNWMEGALERQPDRRGMFPISFVHMLQE is encoded by the exons ATGCCAGGGCTCATTGCGGTCGGCGAGTTCGTCGAGGAGACCAAGGAGGACTACAACTCCCCGACCACCTCCACCTTCGTCTCGCGTATGCCTCAGTGCAGGCAGACCATCACATCGCTGGAGGAA ACATTGGACTTTGACAGAGATGGTCTGACGAAGCTGAAAAAGGCCATAAAGGCTATACACAATTCGGGAAATG ctcaCGTAGACAACGAGGTGTACCTCGGTCGGGCACTGGAGAAACTTGGGGACGCGGCATTGAAAGAACAGGAACCGGATATCGGCGCTGCCTTTCTTAAGTTCGCTGTAGTCACCAAGGAACTCAGCGCGCTGATGAAGACCTTG ATGCAGAATATAAACAATATCGTGATGTTCCCACTGGACTCGGTACTGAAGGGTGACCTCCGAGGTGTCAAGGGGGACTTGAAACGCCCATTTGAGAAAGCGTGGAAAGACTACGAGGCGAAATATGCCAAGattgagaaagaaaagaagcaGCATGCCAAAGAGGCCGGACTTATACGGACTGAAGTGACGCCGGCGGAAATCGCCGATGAAATGGAGAAGGAACGACGAATGTTTCAGCTCCAGATGTGCGAGGTTCGAACCTTTTACTCCGGTCGTCTTATTGTTAGACCTATT TACCTCATCAAAGTCAACGAGATAAAAACTAAGAAAGGGATCGAGCTGCTTCAGCACTTAGTAGAGTATTATCACGCTCAAACGAA TTACTTTCAAGACGGCCTGAAGACAATAGAACATTTCGGTTCTTACGTAGCGGATCTCAGCGTTAAATTACAGAAGATCAGACAGACTCAAGACGAGGAACGGAAGCGATTAACCGAGCTCAGAAGTTTACTGCGAAATTCCGGCTGTGACAAAGAG ATGAACGTGAACGCGAGTGTAGGCTATTCGCTGCACCAGCTCCAGGGTGACAAGCAGCACGGCGTTACGCGGTCAGGTCACTTGCTGAAAAAAAGCGAGGGAAAGATGCGTCGAGTATGGCAGAAACGTCGGTGTGCCGTGCAAGCAGAGGGTTTCCTCGACATATGTCACGCAGATGAAAACAAACCGCCAACTAGAGTCAACTTGCTAACGTGCCAAATAAAACTTGTTCCCGACGACAAGCGGGGATTTGATCTGATAAGCT ACAACCGGACGTATCATTTCCAAGCTGAGGATGAGGCAGATCAGCGGGCCTGGATGTCGGTGTTGGTGAACTGCAAAGAACGAGCCCTGCTCAGAGCTTTTGACGCTAGCGGCAAAGCTGAGGCGGGCCAAGGAAACCCCAGCTTGGTTGAACTTCAACAGGCCGTTATTAGATGTGTCACTCGACTACCAGGGAACGACCATTGTTGCGATTGTTCCTCTCAGAACG ATGCTACGTGGTTGTCAACAAATTTCGGGATAATCGTCTGCATCGAATGTAGCGGTATTCACAGGGATCTCGGTGTTCATATATCGCGGATACAATCGTTGACTCTCGACAACATCGGGACGGCGCAGCTGTTGCTTGCACGTCACATGACGAACCAGTCGTTCAACGAAGTAATGGAAGCTACACTGCATCACAATCTGAAACCCACTCCAACCTCGACAAT GGAGGAGAGGTACGAATTCATACGCGCCAAGTATGTCGAGAAGAGATACGTTATGAGCACATGCGCCGACGAACGTGATCTTCTGTCGGACTTGGAACATGCCGTGAACAACAGGGACCTACAACAGTTACTCCAAGTATTTGCTGAAAATGTGGATCTATCGGCACCGCTCCCTACTTCG GATATCGGCGAGACGGCACTCCACCTGGCGATACTACGTGAAATGGGAAACAGCCTGCACCTAGTCGATTTTCTTGTTCAAAATATGCACGCCGGCAGCATCGACAGAACTACAACTGAGGGTGAATCGGCGCTCCACTTATCCGCAAGACACGACAGAGCCGAGGCGATGAAGCTCCTTCTCAGGGCTGGAGCTGATCCGATGCTGAGGAACAAGCAAGAAAAAACACCGCTTGATATTGCACAGGAGATGGGGCATCACACGTGTAAAGAACTG CTTAGCCATGCTCTTCAGAGGCAAAAAACGTTGTTTGATAATGTGAACATCGACTGGAACTTGTCGCATGACGAGGGCTCAACCGATTTTTCTGACGACGATACGATCATCGAAGACAGA AACGGATGTTCGACACCAGAGAAAAAATCGCGTAGCAGGCCACCGTCTTACGCCGGGGGTGGAAGTGGCGGACCAGGAGACTCGCCCCAGACCTTGCGAAGTCGAAGCAGTACATGCGGAAGTCTTCAGGGTGGTTCCTCGCCGAGTTCGTCGAATAGACAACAAATGCCACCGCCACCACCACCGCAGAGTCGGAAACCCCTCGTAACTG TTACGTCTTCTGCGATCGCATCTTCGGACATCGGGATTGTAGCGGCAGGCAACGTTCACGGGTCATTGAAGAAACGCGTCGCGCCTCCTCCGCCCGCGGCGTTGATTGGGACAGCCAGCTCGAATCTCTTACCTTCCCACTACGGCACCCTACCGTCTTCCGGAACTTCGACTTCCTCTCACAGTCGGACAACCAGTGAGCCGATTCTGGCCGGTCACACGCTCCATACTCTGCCGAGCTCGTTGAATGCCCTGAACACCCAACACCACCTGCATCACAAGCGGTCCCCCAGTGGCGACTCATCCTCCTCTACGGCACACG GTGTAGAGAAGGTATCTACACTCCAGAGGCCGCGAAACCCACCACCGCCAGCACCAGGGCCAAATGCTCAGCATACGACGAGACTGAGCAATGGACGGAGCAGTGAGTCCCTCACATCCTTGTGTTCCGAACATGCGTTGGGTAACCCCGTGCCACCACCGAGAAAG CGAAGGGAGCAGCGATCTGGAATAGAGAGGGGTACCGAGgagtcttcttcttcttcttcttcatctttgCTCTCGAATATCACGATCAATCTCAATCCG CCGTATCTGTTTTATTCCCTGCAGCCAACGTCGCCTGGAGGAGGATCCGGAACCGGTGGTTCGGTTTCCACTGGCGGGCTTCGGCGGTGTCGCGCCCTCTACGACTGCGAAGCGGACAACGAAGACGAGCTCTCATTTCGCGAGGGCGAAGTAATCGTTGTGACCAACGAGCACACCGACGACGACAACTGGATGGAGGGTGCTCTCGAACGGCAACCGGACAGACGAGGCATGTTCCCTATAAGCTTTGTCCACATGCTGCAGGAATAA
- the Asap gene encoding arfGAP with SH3 domain, ANK repeat and PH domain-containing protein isoform X6 — translation MPGLIAVGEFVEETKEDYNSPTTSTFVSRMPQCRQTITSLEETLDFDRDGLTKLKKAIKAIHNSGNAHVDNEVYLGRALEKLGDAALKEQEPDIGAAFLKFAVVTKELSALMKTLMQNINNIVMFPLDSVLKGDLRGVKGDLKRPFEKAWKDYEAKYAKIEKEKKQHAKEAGLIRTEVTPAEIADEMEKERRMFQLQMCEVRTFYSGRLIVRPIYLIKVNEIKTKKGIELLQHLVEYYHAQTNYFQDGLKTIEHFGSYVADLSVKLQKIRQTQDEERKRLTELRSLLRNSGCDKEMNVNASVGYSLHQLQGDKQHGVTRSGHLLKKSEGKMRRVWQKRRCAVQAEGFLDICHADENKPPTRVNLLTCQIKLVPDDKRGFDLISYNRTYHFQAEDEADQRAWMSVLVNCKERALLRAFDASGKAEAGQGNPSLVELQQAVIRCVTRLPGNDHCCDCSSQNDATWLSTNFGIIVCIECSGIHRDLGVHISRIQSLTLDNIGTAQLLLARHMTNQSFNEVMEATLHHNLKPTPTSTMEERYEFIRAKYVEKRYVMSTCADERDLLSDLEHAVNNRDLQQLLQVFAENVDLSAPLPTSDIGETALHLAILREMGNSLHLVDFLVQNMHAGSIDRTTTEGESALHLSARHDRAEAMKLLLRAGADPMLRNKQEKTPLDIAQEMGHHTCKELLSHALQRQKTLFDNVNIDWNLSHDEGSTDFSDDDTIIEDRNGCSTPEKKSRSRPPSYAGGGSGGPGDSPQTLRSRSSTCGSLQGGSSPSSSNRQQMPPPPPPQSRKPLVTGVEKVSTLQRPRNPPPPAPGPNAQHTTRLSNGRSSESLTSLCSEHALGNPVPPPRKRREQRSGIERGTEESSSSSSSSLLSNITINLNPPYLFYSLQPTSPGGGSGTGGSVSTGGLRRCRALYDCEADNEDELSFREGEVIVVTNEHTDDDNWMEGALERQPDRRGMFPISFVHMLQE, via the exons ATGCCAGGGCTCATTGCGGTCGGCGAGTTCGTCGAGGAGACCAAGGAGGACTACAACTCCCCGACCACCTCCACCTTCGTCTCGCGTATGCCTCAGTGCAGGCAGACCATCACATCGCTGGAGGAA ACATTGGACTTTGACAGAGATGGTCTGACGAAGCTGAAAAAGGCCATAAAGGCTATACACAATTCGGGAAATG ctcaCGTAGACAACGAGGTGTACCTCGGTCGGGCACTGGAGAAACTTGGGGACGCGGCATTGAAAGAACAGGAACCGGATATCGGCGCTGCCTTTCTTAAGTTCGCTGTAGTCACCAAGGAACTCAGCGCGCTGATGAAGACCTTG ATGCAGAATATAAACAATATCGTGATGTTCCCACTGGACTCGGTACTGAAGGGTGACCTCCGAGGTGTCAAGGGGGACTTGAAACGCCCATTTGAGAAAGCGTGGAAAGACTACGAGGCGAAATATGCCAAGattgagaaagaaaagaagcaGCATGCCAAAGAGGCCGGACTTATACGGACTGAAGTGACGCCGGCGGAAATCGCCGATGAAATGGAGAAGGAACGACGAATGTTTCAGCTCCAGATGTGCGAGGTTCGAACCTTTTACTCCGGTCGTCTTATTGTTAGACCTATT TACCTCATCAAAGTCAACGAGATAAAAACTAAGAAAGGGATCGAGCTGCTTCAGCACTTAGTAGAGTATTATCACGCTCAAACGAA TTACTTTCAAGACGGCCTGAAGACAATAGAACATTTCGGTTCTTACGTAGCGGATCTCAGCGTTAAATTACAGAAGATCAGACAGACTCAAGACGAGGAACGGAAGCGATTAACCGAGCTCAGAAGTTTACTGCGAAATTCCGGCTGTGACAAAGAG ATGAACGTGAACGCGAGTGTAGGCTATTCGCTGCACCAGCTCCAGGGTGACAAGCAGCACGGCGTTACGCGGTCAGGTCACTTGCTGAAAAAAAGCGAGGGAAAGATGCGTCGAGTATGGCAGAAACGTCGGTGTGCCGTGCAAGCAGAGGGTTTCCTCGACATATGTCACGCAGATGAAAACAAACCGCCAACTAGAGTCAACTTGCTAACGTGCCAAATAAAACTTGTTCCCGACGACAAGCGGGGATTTGATCTGATAAGCT ACAACCGGACGTATCATTTCCAAGCTGAGGATGAGGCAGATCAGCGGGCCTGGATGTCGGTGTTGGTGAACTGCAAAGAACGAGCCCTGCTCAGAGCTTTTGACGCTAGCGGCAAAGCTGAGGCGGGCCAAGGAAACCCCAGCTTGGTTGAACTTCAACAGGCCGTTATTAGATGTGTCACTCGACTACCAGGGAACGACCATTGTTGCGATTGTTCCTCTCAGAACG ATGCTACGTGGTTGTCAACAAATTTCGGGATAATCGTCTGCATCGAATGTAGCGGTATTCACAGGGATCTCGGTGTTCATATATCGCGGATACAATCGTTGACTCTCGACAACATCGGGACGGCGCAGCTGTTGCTTGCACGTCACATGACGAACCAGTCGTTCAACGAAGTAATGGAAGCTACACTGCATCACAATCTGAAACCCACTCCAACCTCGACAAT GGAGGAGAGGTACGAATTCATACGCGCCAAGTATGTCGAGAAGAGATACGTTATGAGCACATGCGCCGACGAACGTGATCTTCTGTCGGACTTGGAACATGCCGTGAACAACAGGGACCTACAACAGTTACTCCAAGTATTTGCTGAAAATGTGGATCTATCGGCACCGCTCCCTACTTCG GATATCGGCGAGACGGCACTCCACCTGGCGATACTACGTGAAATGGGAAACAGCCTGCACCTAGTCGATTTTCTTGTTCAAAATATGCACGCCGGCAGCATCGACAGAACTACAACTGAGGGTGAATCGGCGCTCCACTTATCCGCAAGACACGACAGAGCCGAGGCGATGAAGCTCCTTCTCAGGGCTGGAGCTGATCCGATGCTGAGGAACAAGCAAGAAAAAACACCGCTTGATATTGCACAGGAGATGGGGCATCACACGTGTAAAGAACTG CTTAGCCATGCTCTTCAGAGGCAAAAAACGTTGTTTGATAATGTGAACATCGACTGGAACTTGTCGCATGACGAGGGCTCAACCGATTTTTCTGACGACGATACGATCATCGAAGACAGA AACGGATGTTCGACACCAGAGAAAAAATCGCGTAGCAGGCCACCGTCTTACGCCGGGGGTGGAAGTGGCGGACCAGGAGACTCGCCCCAGACCTTGCGAAGTCGAAGCAGTACATGCGGAAGTCTTCAGGGTGGTTCCTCGCCGAGTTCGTCGAATAGACAACAAATGCCACCGCCACCACCACCGCAGAGTCGGAAACCCCTCGTAACTG GTGTAGAGAAGGTATCTACACTCCAGAGGCCGCGAAACCCACCACCGCCAGCACCAGGGCCAAATGCTCAGCATACGACGAGACTGAGCAATGGACGGAGCAGTGAGTCCCTCACATCCTTGTGTTCCGAACATGCGTTGGGTAACCCCGTGCCACCACCGAGAAAG CGAAGGGAGCAGCGATCTGGAATAGAGAGGGGTACCGAGgagtcttcttcttcttcttcttcatctttgCTCTCGAATATCACGATCAATCTCAATCCG CCGTATCTGTTTTATTCCCTGCAGCCAACGTCGCCTGGAGGAGGATCCGGAACCGGTGGTTCGGTTTCCACTGGCGGGCTTCGGCGGTGTCGCGCCCTCTACGACTGCGAAGCGGACAACGAAGACGAGCTCTCATTTCGCGAGGGCGAAGTAATCGTTGTGACCAACGAGCACACCGACGACGACAACTGGATGGAGGGTGCTCTCGAACGGCAACCGGACAGACGAGGCATGTTCCCTATAAGCTTTGTCCACATGCTGCAGGAATAA
- the Asap gene encoding arfGAP with SH3 domain, ANK repeat and PH domain-containing protein isoform X2, which translates to MPGLIAVGEFVEETKEDYNSPTTSTFVSRMPQCRQTITSLEETLDFDRDGLTKLKKAIKAIHNSGNAHVDNEVYLGRALEKLGDAALKEQEPDIGAAFLKFAVVTKELSALMKTLMQNINNIVMFPLDSVLKGDLRGVKGDLKRPFEKAWKDYEAKYAKIEKEKKQHAKEAGLIRTEVTPAEIADEMEKERRMFQLQMCEVRTFYSGRLIVRPIYLIKVNEIKTKKGIELLQHLVEYYHAQTNYFQDGLKTIEHFGSYVADLSVKLQKIRQTQDEERKRLTELRSLLRNSGCDKEMNVNASVGYSLHQLQGDKQHGVTRSGHLLKKSEGKMRRVWQKRRCAVQAEGFLDICHADENKPPTRVNLLTCQIKLVPDDKRGFDLISYNRTYHFQAEDEADQRAWMSVLVNCKERALLRAFDASGKAEAGQGNPSLVELQQAVIRCVTRLPGNDHCCDCSSQNDATWLSTNFGIIVCIECSGIHRDLGVHISRIQSLTLDNIGTAQLLLARHMTNQSFNEVMEATLHHNLKPTPTSTMEERYEFIRAKYVEKRYVMSTCADERDLLSDLEHAVNNRDLQQLLQVFAENVDLSAPLPTSDIGETALHLAILREMGNSLHLVDFLVQNMHAGSIDRTTTEGESALHLSARHDRAEAMKLLLRAGADPMLRNKQEKTPLDIAQEMGHHTCKELLSHALQRQKTLFDNVNIDWNLSHDEGSTDFSDDDTIIEDRNGCSTPEKKSRSRPPSYAGGGSGGPGDSPQTLRSRSSTCGSLQGGSSPSSSNRQQMPPPPPPQSRKPLVTVTSSAIASSDIGIVAAGNVHGSLKKRVAPPPPAALIGTASSNLLPSHYGTLPSSGTSTSSHSRTTSEPILAGHTLHTLPSSLNALNTQHHLHHKRSPSGDSSSSTAHGVEKVSTLQRPRNPPPPAPGPNAQHTTRLSNGRSSESLTSLCSEHALGNPVPPPRKRREQRSGIERGTEESSSSSSSSLLSNITINLNPPTSPGGGSGTGGSVSTGGLRRCRALYDCEADNEDELSFREGEVIVVTNEHTDDDNWMEGALERQPDRRGMFPISFVHMLQE; encoded by the exons ATGCCAGGGCTCATTGCGGTCGGCGAGTTCGTCGAGGAGACCAAGGAGGACTACAACTCCCCGACCACCTCCACCTTCGTCTCGCGTATGCCTCAGTGCAGGCAGACCATCACATCGCTGGAGGAA ACATTGGACTTTGACAGAGATGGTCTGACGAAGCTGAAAAAGGCCATAAAGGCTATACACAATTCGGGAAATG ctcaCGTAGACAACGAGGTGTACCTCGGTCGGGCACTGGAGAAACTTGGGGACGCGGCATTGAAAGAACAGGAACCGGATATCGGCGCTGCCTTTCTTAAGTTCGCTGTAGTCACCAAGGAACTCAGCGCGCTGATGAAGACCTTG ATGCAGAATATAAACAATATCGTGATGTTCCCACTGGACTCGGTACTGAAGGGTGACCTCCGAGGTGTCAAGGGGGACTTGAAACGCCCATTTGAGAAAGCGTGGAAAGACTACGAGGCGAAATATGCCAAGattgagaaagaaaagaagcaGCATGCCAAAGAGGCCGGACTTATACGGACTGAAGTGACGCCGGCGGAAATCGCCGATGAAATGGAGAAGGAACGACGAATGTTTCAGCTCCAGATGTGCGAGGTTCGAACCTTTTACTCCGGTCGTCTTATTGTTAGACCTATT TACCTCATCAAAGTCAACGAGATAAAAACTAAGAAAGGGATCGAGCTGCTTCAGCACTTAGTAGAGTATTATCACGCTCAAACGAA TTACTTTCAAGACGGCCTGAAGACAATAGAACATTTCGGTTCTTACGTAGCGGATCTCAGCGTTAAATTACAGAAGATCAGACAGACTCAAGACGAGGAACGGAAGCGATTAACCGAGCTCAGAAGTTTACTGCGAAATTCCGGCTGTGACAAAGAG ATGAACGTGAACGCGAGTGTAGGCTATTCGCTGCACCAGCTCCAGGGTGACAAGCAGCACGGCGTTACGCGGTCAGGTCACTTGCTGAAAAAAAGCGAGGGAAAGATGCGTCGAGTATGGCAGAAACGTCGGTGTGCCGTGCAAGCAGAGGGTTTCCTCGACATATGTCACGCAGATGAAAACAAACCGCCAACTAGAGTCAACTTGCTAACGTGCCAAATAAAACTTGTTCCCGACGACAAGCGGGGATTTGATCTGATAAGCT ACAACCGGACGTATCATTTCCAAGCTGAGGATGAGGCAGATCAGCGGGCCTGGATGTCGGTGTTGGTGAACTGCAAAGAACGAGCCCTGCTCAGAGCTTTTGACGCTAGCGGCAAAGCTGAGGCGGGCCAAGGAAACCCCAGCTTGGTTGAACTTCAACAGGCCGTTATTAGATGTGTCACTCGACTACCAGGGAACGACCATTGTTGCGATTGTTCCTCTCAGAACG ATGCTACGTGGTTGTCAACAAATTTCGGGATAATCGTCTGCATCGAATGTAGCGGTATTCACAGGGATCTCGGTGTTCATATATCGCGGATACAATCGTTGACTCTCGACAACATCGGGACGGCGCAGCTGTTGCTTGCACGTCACATGACGAACCAGTCGTTCAACGAAGTAATGGAAGCTACACTGCATCACAATCTGAAACCCACTCCAACCTCGACAAT GGAGGAGAGGTACGAATTCATACGCGCCAAGTATGTCGAGAAGAGATACGTTATGAGCACATGCGCCGACGAACGTGATCTTCTGTCGGACTTGGAACATGCCGTGAACAACAGGGACCTACAACAGTTACTCCAAGTATTTGCTGAAAATGTGGATCTATCGGCACCGCTCCCTACTTCG GATATCGGCGAGACGGCACTCCACCTGGCGATACTACGTGAAATGGGAAACAGCCTGCACCTAGTCGATTTTCTTGTTCAAAATATGCACGCCGGCAGCATCGACAGAACTACAACTGAGGGTGAATCGGCGCTCCACTTATCCGCAAGACACGACAGAGCCGAGGCGATGAAGCTCCTTCTCAGGGCTGGAGCTGATCCGATGCTGAGGAACAAGCAAGAAAAAACACCGCTTGATATTGCACAGGAGATGGGGCATCACACGTGTAAAGAACTG CTTAGCCATGCTCTTCAGAGGCAAAAAACGTTGTTTGATAATGTGAACATCGACTGGAACTTGTCGCATGACGAGGGCTCAACCGATTTTTCTGACGACGATACGATCATCGAAGACAGA AACGGATGTTCGACACCAGAGAAAAAATCGCGTAGCAGGCCACCGTCTTACGCCGGGGGTGGAAGTGGCGGACCAGGAGACTCGCCCCAGACCTTGCGAAGTCGAAGCAGTACATGCGGAAGTCTTCAGGGTGGTTCCTCGCCGAGTTCGTCGAATAGACAACAAATGCCACCGCCACCACCACCGCAGAGTCGGAAACCCCTCGTAACTG TTACGTCTTCTGCGATCGCATCTTCGGACATCGGGATTGTAGCGGCAGGCAACGTTCACGGGTCATTGAAGAAACGCGTCGCGCCTCCTCCGCCCGCGGCGTTGATTGGGACAGCCAGCTCGAATCTCTTACCTTCCCACTACGGCACCCTACCGTCTTCCGGAACTTCGACTTCCTCTCACAGTCGGACAACCAGTGAGCCGATTCTGGCCGGTCACACGCTCCATACTCTGCCGAGCTCGTTGAATGCCCTGAACACCCAACACCACCTGCATCACAAGCGGTCCCCCAGTGGCGACTCATCCTCCTCTACGGCACACG GTGTAGAGAAGGTATCTACACTCCAGAGGCCGCGAAACCCACCACCGCCAGCACCAGGGCCAAATGCTCAGCATACGACGAGACTGAGCAATGGACGGAGCAGTGAGTCCCTCACATCCTTGTGTTCCGAACATGCGTTGGGTAACCCCGTGCCACCACCGAGAAAG CGAAGGGAGCAGCGATCTGGAATAGAGAGGGGTACCGAGgagtcttcttcttcttcttcttcatctttgCTCTCGAATATCACGATCAATCTCAATCCG CCAACGTCGCCTGGAGGAGGATCCGGAACCGGTGGTTCGGTTTCCACTGGCGGGCTTCGGCGGTGTCGCGCCCTCTACGACTGCGAAGCGGACAACGAAGACGAGCTCTCATTTCGCGAGGGCGAAGTAATCGTTGTGACCAACGAGCACACCGACGACGACAACTGGATGGAGGGTGCTCTCGAACGGCAACCGGACAGACGAGGCATGTTCCCTATAAGCTTTGTCCACATGCTGCAGGAATAA